A stretch of the Planktothricoides raciborskii GIHE-MW2 genome encodes the following:
- a CDS encoding M48 family metallopeptidase, with protein MTQIDELFNEGLQRYQAGEDPATLIPVFKDLCDRTPKNSNAWTCLAWLYLLVDKPKNAYKAAQKAVKLNPQDPQARVNLAVAMLDSGEKGVRPHIELTQQLIIASSELHDEVKQNIADGLTRKPEWKSLLQVQKWLF; from the coding sequence ATGACTCAAATCGACGAACTGTTTAATGAGGGTTTACAACGCTATCAAGCGGGGGAAGACCCAGCTACCCTGATTCCTGTATTTAAAGACCTGTGCGATCGCACCCCCAAAAATAGCAATGCTTGGACTTGTTTAGCTTGGCTATACTTATTAGTCGATAAACCGAAAAATGCTTATAAAGCGGCTCAAAAAGCCGTAAAACTGAATCCTCAAGATCCACAAGCCCGGGTAAACCTAGCGGTAGCCATGCTCGACAGTGGCGAAAAAGGGGTTCGTCCGCATATTGAATTAACCCAACAACTAATCATCGCTTCCTCAGAATTGCACGATGAAGTGAAACAAAATATCGCCGATGGCTTGACCAGAAAACCGGAATGGAAAAGCTTACTTCAAGTGCAAAAATGGCTATTTTAG
- a CDS encoding iron-sulfur cluster assembly accessory protein, whose protein sequence is MATATQSSQKGIQMTESALQQIQLLRKQQEKDLCLRVGVRQGGCSGMSYTMDFEDASQITEKDEVYDYEGFKVVCDPKSLLYLYGLVLDYKNAMIGGGFQFTNPNATQTCGCGNSFSA, encoded by the coding sequence ATGGCAACAGCAACTCAGTCGTCGCAAAAAGGCATCCAAATGACCGAAAGCGCTCTCCAGCAGATTCAACTACTGCGTAAGCAACAAGAAAAAGACCTCTGCTTGCGTGTGGGAGTCCGTCAAGGGGGTTGCTCTGGTATGTCCTACACAATGGACTTTGAAGACGCCAGCCAAATCACCGAGAAAGACGAAGTTTACGATTACGAGGGCTTTAAGGTGGTTTGCGACCCTAAAAGTTTACTTTATCTCTATGGCCTTGTCCTGGATTATAAAAATGCCATGATTGGCGGTGGTTTCCAGTTTACCAACCCCAACGCCACCCAAACTTGTGGCTGTGGTAATTCCTTTTCGGCTTAA
- a CDS encoding DUF6930 domain-containing protein has product MAALNRSTRRRLKKLPQIPNSVWEGDRRRLAQPLPMGYIDDPQNPDGGGDCILWVDGSQGIVRAMDVVSPQTGPAAVVRTLLRGMEHPHSPGNPARPQKIVVKDREIQFFLRGVLQELDIDIEYVPDLPLIDEIFRGFSEAMDNRPEALPRKYASLLLEKSYQIWQDAPWEFLGDHQILTVEINQWDVDNIYICVMGMLGLDYGILLYRSLDSLKQFRQRAIERESGEDIEEAFLSQDCLFVTFESAEELDDDDEIDLANADVEDIEPSFGNLHPLEGLRSILYEEEALITLVSLEALHRFIKSYRRKLADNEFPTLSSRYRIPVPPEAELGKREISVQVATLPEVSEELYQMSLIAQRQREEMEAPPRLQDDLVPENSFLGLGLIPWDVVELLRQRLSCYQSADVTQDGDGLPVILIQTTRPKAKKLIADLDRVGPIQGIGFNQGEEPGIDQRYDLGILQSKNGDLHLFGEFLEDDPVHQEARKKWDDRCQKTQGYCGLLIAMGLTGASRGNPQLKDMMGLFEVRSLSEKDLGLGVLRRMPIIPMPPL; this is encoded by the coding sequence ATGGCTGCATTGAATCGCTCCACTCGTCGTCGCTTAAAAAAACTGCCACAAATTCCCAACAGCGTGTGGGAGGGCGATCGCCGTCGGTTAGCTCAACCGTTACCGATGGGCTATATAGATGACCCACAAAATCCAGACGGTGGCGGCGATTGTATTTTGTGGGTGGATGGATCCCAAGGAATTGTCCGAGCAATGGATGTGGTGTCCCCACAAACTGGACCTGCGGCAGTTGTCCGCACGTTGTTGCGAGGGATGGAGCATCCTCACAGTCCCGGAAATCCGGCTCGTCCGCAGAAAATTGTGGTCAAAGACCGGGAAATTCAGTTTTTCTTGCGGGGAGTGCTGCAAGAACTGGACATTGATATTGAATATGTCCCGGACTTACCTTTAATTGATGAAATCTTTCGCGGTTTTTCCGAGGCGATGGATAATCGACCGGAAGCGTTACCCCGGAAATATGCCAGCTTATTGCTAGAGAAAAGCTATCAAATTTGGCAAGATGCCCCTTGGGAATTCCTGGGAGATCACCAAATTTTGACAGTGGAAATCAATCAGTGGGATGTGGACAATATTTATATTTGTGTGATGGGGATGCTGGGCCTCGATTATGGCATTTTGTTATATCGGTCTTTGGATTCCCTGAAGCAGTTTCGCCAACGCGCCATTGAAAGAGAGTCTGGGGAAGATATCGAAGAAGCTTTTCTCTCCCAAGATTGTTTATTTGTCACCTTTGAAAGCGCTGAAGAATTAGACGATGATGATGAGATCGATCTGGCGAATGCAGATGTAGAAGATATTGAGCCTTCGTTTGGCAATTTGCATCCCCTGGAAGGACTGCGGTCAATTCTTTATGAAGAGGAAGCACTGATTACCCTAGTTTCCCTGGAAGCTTTGCATCGCTTTATTAAATCCTATCGCCGCAAATTGGCCGATAATGAGTTTCCGACGTTAAGTAGTCGCTATAGAATTCCGGTGCCCCCAGAAGCGGAATTGGGCAAAAGGGAAATATCGGTGCAAGTGGCTACCCTGCCAGAGGTGTCTGAAGAACTCTATCAAATGAGTCTGATTGCTCAACGTCAACGGGAAGAGATGGAGGCGCCGCCTCGGTTACAAGATGACCTGGTGCCGGAAAATTCTTTTTTGGGTTTAGGGTTGATTCCTTGGGATGTTGTGGAGCTACTGCGGCAAAGGTTGAGTTGTTATCAGTCCGCTGATGTGACCCAAGATGGGGATGGGTTGCCGGTGATTTTGATTCAAACCACGCGACCCAAGGCGAAAAAGTTGATTGCCGATTTGGATCGGGTCGGCCCGATTCAAGGAATTGGATTTAATCAGGGAGAGGAACCGGGAATCGATCAGCGTTATGACCTGGGCATTTTACAGAGCAAAAACGGTGATTTACATTTGTTTGGGGAATTTTTAGAGGATGACCCGGTTCATCAAGAGGCGCGGAAAAAGTGGGACGATCGCTGCCAAAAAACTCAGGGCTATTGCGGATTGTTAATTGCTATGGGTTTAACCGGGGCTTCCCGAGGCAATCCCCAACTGAAAGATATGATGGGCCTGTTTGAGGTGCGATCGCTCTCGGAAAAAGACTTAGGACTCGGTGTGCTCCGCCGAATGCCGATTATACCGATGCCTCCCCTTTAA
- a CDS encoding aldo/keto reductase, protein MTKKAIKTTRRSFLTLSMMAAGGAIACSASSQPEKSANVPPSSNIPLTLPVNPTIPERLLGNTGQSLPIFGLGGASRQTPLSKLDQESAAVKIIEQALELGIRYFDTAPSYGPSEDYLGKVLPPYRSQIFLASKTSARDRDGAWRELERSLQRLNSDYLDLWQLHHVSFDSELDQIFQSNGAIKAIEEAKAQKIIRFSGITGHHEPDIIVKGLERYPFDTTLIPVNAAERHHPRSFISQVLPVAQRKNIGVIAMKVPAYGKLLTSGVLDGMAQAMGYSLSQPGVHCCIVAADSVAQLAANVAVAQGFQPLSQTAIAQIEQRTAAQWEDNTFFRAWT, encoded by the coding sequence ATGACGAAAAAAGCCATAAAAACCACGCGCCGGTCTTTTTTAACCCTAAGTATGATGGCGGCTGGAGGGGCGATCGCTTGTTCTGCCTCAAGTCAACCGGAAAAATCCGCGAATGTCCCCCCCAGCAGCAACATACCTTTAACTCTGCCGGTCAACCCAACCATACCAGAACGATTATTAGGTAATACGGGGCAGTCCCTGCCGATTTTTGGCCTTGGCGGTGCTTCTCGACAAACTCCTTTGTCTAAATTGGATCAAGAATCAGCCGCCGTCAAAATTATTGAACAAGCCCTGGAATTAGGCATTCGCTATTTTGATACGGCACCAAGTTATGGGCCGAGTGAAGATTATTTAGGAAAAGTCTTGCCACCGTACCGATCGCAGATATTCCTCGCCTCGAAAACTTCTGCCCGAGATCGGGATGGGGCTTGGCGAGAATTAGAGCGATCGCTGCAACGCTTGAACTCGGACTATCTCGACCTGTGGCAACTGCACCATGTATCCTTTGACTCGGAATTAGACCAAATTTTTCAGTCTAACGGGGCGATCAAAGCGATCGAAGAAGCCAAAGCCCAAAAAATTATCCGGTTTAGCGGCATCACCGGACACCACGAACCGGATATTATTGTCAAAGGATTAGAGCGGTATCCCTTTGACACCACATTAATTCCCGTGAATGCCGCCGAACGCCATCATCCCCGTTCCTTTATTTCCCAAGTCTTACCCGTTGCCCAACGGAAAAATATTGGCGTCATTGCCATGAAAGTCCCCGCTTACGGCAAACTTTTGACCTCTGGGGTTCTCGATGGCATGGCGCAAGCAATGGGCTATAGCCTCTCTCAGCCCGGAGTGCATTGTTGTATCGTCGCCGCAGATAGTGTGGCACAGTTGGCGGCGAATGTGGCGGTTGCCCAAGGGTTTCAACCCCTGAGTCAAACCGCGATCGCCCAAATTGAACAACGCACCGCAGCCCAATGGGAAGACAACACCTTTTTCCGGGCTTGGACTTGA